In one window of Henckelia pumila isolate YLH828 chromosome 1, ASM3356847v2, whole genome shotgun sequence DNA:
- the LOC140876228 gene encoding zinc finger protein ZAT5-like has protein sequence MQIQEQTAMVAEDYDDTMKGKRGKRPRSGSPLALTMATSSSSTANIGGGGNSTGSSVLSDISGSSDRYMTLNSGHHEFKQNVELEEEDMANCLILLAKGRRQVPSPTVAGAEEFYRCKTCDKSFSSFQALGGHRASHKKPVVKPFTTTAEGGNPPAENQEERVGGTILSLKIRSLGGGGGGTLNKSRVHECSICGAEFASGQALGGHMRRHRPLAPPPSENSSHSESRDQEKKPRKILLLDLNLPAPEELVFSASTPLINCHY, from the coding sequence ATGCAGATTCAAGAACAAACGGCAATGGTGGCCGAGGATTACGATGATACCATGAAAGGAAAACGTGGCAAGAGACCGAGATCGGGTTCACCTCTCGCATTAACCATGGCCACGAGCTCATCTAGCACCGCCAACATCGGCGGCGGCGGTAATAGCACCGGCAGCAGCGTTCTGAGCGACATTTCCGGCAGTTCTGACCGCTACATGACGTTGAATTCCGGTCATCATGAGTTCAAGCAAAACGTAGAATTAGAAGAAGAAGACATGGCGAATTGTTTGATTCTATTGGCCAAAGGGCGCCGCCAGGTTCCGTCGCCGACCGTGGCGGGGGCTGAGGAATTTTACCGGTGCAAGACGTGTGACAAGAGCTTTTCTTCGTTCCAAGCATTAGGTGGCCACCGTGCCAGCCACAAGAAACCCGTGGTCAAGCCATTCACAACCACCGCAGAAGGCGGAAACCCACCGGCAGAAAATCAGGAAGAACGTGTTGGTGGTACAATTCTTTCGCTCAAAATCAGGAGCTTAGGCGGAGGCGGTGGCGGCACGTTAAACAAGTCAAGGGTTCATGAGTGTTCAATATGCGGAGCTGAATTCGCCTCCGGCCAGGCCTTGGGTGGGCACATGCGGCGGCACAGGCCACTGGCGCCGCCGCCGTCGGAAAACAGCAGCCATAGCGAGTCACGTGATCAAGAAAAGAAGCCCCGGAAAATATTGTTATTAGACCTCAATCTTCCAGCCCCGGAAGAGCTAGTCTTCTCCGCCAGTACCCCTCTAATCAATTGCCATTACTAG
- the LOC140882281 gene encoding pentatricopeptide repeat-containing protein At3g49170, chloroplastic, whose protein sequence is MWISLSVSSTVLPSPQLPQLRSRKKVTGVRPLEILTFETYKDQLIRQAEVGHVDEAISTLDLMSRANLAPDLTTYSVLLKSCIRMRNFRLGQLVHSRILESGLELDSFVLNSLLSLYSKCGDQKTAEEIFESMGDMRDMVSWSAMISCYAHSGSNFEAVQKFVEMVQFGEYPNQFCFSAALQACSNREYAWMGLAIFAFLLKAGYFKSDVCVGCALIDLFAKGFDDLGLATSVFDEMHEKNSVSWTLMITRTAQMGSPKDAIEMLLDMVLGGYIPDRFTFSSALSACSELGWLFFGQQLHSWLIKNGLWLDVCVGCSLVDMYAKCAVDNSMGNSRKAFDRMSERNVMSWTAIITGYVQSGECGLEAIKLYRQMLTEGIVKPNHFTFAALLKACGNLLDPNLGEQIHDHLVKFGLSSDNCVGNSVISMYAKNDRMDDARKAFELLFEKNLVSYNAMMDGYARNLDSNEAFELYSQTKISGTGGDAFTFTSLLSGAASIGAVGKGEQMHARLLKAGFAYNQHVSNSLVSMYARCGNIEAAFQVFEEMRDRNVVSWTSIITGFAKHGFANRALELFMQMLDLGVKPNEITYVAVLSACSHAGLIDDAWRHFHSMHKEVGRKPRMEHYACMVDALGRMGFLDKAVQFIQTMPFRADALVWRTLLGACRVHGNTELGKLAAKAILEQEPSDPAALVLLSNLYASSGKWENVAKVRKSMKVQNLVKEAGCSWIEIARKVHKFYVGDTKHPQAKQIYAELDQLGQRIREMGYVPDTNFVLHEVEEELKEQILSQHTEKIALAFGLISTANPTPIRIFKNLRVCGDCHTAMKYISMATGREIVLRDYSRFHHIKDGSCSCNDYW, encoded by the coding sequence ATGTGGATAAGTCTTTCTGTCTCCTCCACTGTCTTGCCCTCACCCCAACTACCCCAGCTTCGCTCCCGCAAAAAGGTCACCGGTGTGCGACCTCTCGAAATACTAACTTTCGAGACTTACAAGGATCAGTTGATTCGCCAAGCAGAGGTTGGCCATGTGGACGAAGCAATTTCGACCCTTGATCTCATGTCTCGAGCTAATCTCGCCCCTGACCTTACCACCTACTCTGTTCTCCTCAAGTCCTGCATCCGGATGCGTAACTTCCGTTTGGGTCAACTCGTCCACTCCAGAATATTGGAATCAGGGCTTGAACTTGACTCATTTGTCCTCAACTCCCTCCTCAGTCTTTACTCTAAATGTGGTGATCAGAAAACGGCGGAGGAGATATTTGAGTCCATGGGTGACATGAGGGACATGGTTTCATGGAGCGCGATGATATCTTGTTATGCGCACAGCGGTTCAAATTTTGAAGCGGTTCAGAAGTTCGTCGAAATGGTGCAATTTGGAGAGTACCCGAATCAGTTTTGCTTCTCTGCAGCATTGCAGGCGTGCTCGAATAGGGAGTACGCGTGGATGGGACTGGCGATATTTGCTTTTTTGTTGAAGGCGGGATATTTTAAGTCTGATGTGTGTGTTGGTTGTGCATTAATTGATTTGTTTGCCAAGGGATTTGATGATTTGGGGTTAGCTACGAGTGTGTTTGATGAAATGCATGAGAAGAACTCTGTATCCTGGACTTTGATGATTACGAGAACTGCACAGATGGGGTCTCCTAAAGATGCCATTGAGATGCTTTTGGATATGGTTTTGGGAGGGTATATCCCAGACCGCTTCACATTTAGTAGCGCGTTATCGGCTTGTAGCGAATTGGGGTGGTTATTTTTCGGGCAGCAGTTGCATTCCTGGCTTATCAAGAATGGCCTTTGGTTGGATGTCTGTGTGGGGTGCAGTTTGGTGGATATGTATGCAAAGTGTGCGGTCGATAATTCAATGGGCAATTCGCGAAAGGCTTTTGATAGAATGTCGGAACGTAATGTCATGTCTTGGACTGCAATTATCACTGGGTATGTGCAAAGTGGAGAATGTGGCTTGGAGGCCATAAAATTATACCGTCAAATGTTGACAGAAGGCATAGTTAAACCAAATCACTTCACTTTTGCTGCTCTTCTGAAGGCTTGCGGGAATCTTTTGGATCCAAATTTGGGTGAACAGATACATGATCATCTTGTAAAGTTTGGTCTTTCATCGGACAATTGTGTAGGTAACTCTGTCATCAGCATGTACGCCAAGAATGATAGAATGGACGATGCTCGAAAAgcatttgaattattatttgaaaAGAATTTGGTTTCATATAACGCTATGATGGATGGGTATGCAAGGAATCTGGATTCTAACGAGGCTTTTGAACTTTACAGCCAAACTAAAATTTCTGGCACAGGTGGCGATGCTTTTACGTTTACTAGTCTCTTGAGTGGGGCTGCAAGTATTGGAGCAGTGGGTAAAGGGGAACAAATGCATGCTCGATTGCTGAAAGCTGGTTTTGCATACAATCAACACGTTTCTAATTCTTTGGTCTCTATGTatgccaggtgtggcaacattGAGGCAGCGTTTCAGGTTTTTGAAGAAATGAGAGATCGAAATGTGGTATCTTGGACGTCGATAATCACAGGTTTCGCAAAGCATGGTTTTGCCAACAGGGCTCTAGAATTATTCATGCAAATGCTTGATCTTGGGGTGAAACCAAATGAGATCACGTATGTAGCCGTTCTCTCTGCGTGTAGTCATGCAGGGTTAATAGACGATGCGTGGAGACATTTTCACTCGATGCACAAAGAAGTAGGGAGAAAACCGAGAATGGAACACTATGCATGTATGGTTGATGCATTAGGAAGAATGGGATTTTTAGATAAAGCAGTGCAGTTCATCCAAACAATGCCTTTTAGGGCTGATGCTCTTGTCTGGCGCACATTGTTGGGTGCCTGTCGTGTTCATGGTAACACAGAACTCGGCAAGCTTGCAGCCAAGGCGATTCTTGAACAAGAACCAAGCGACCCAGCAGCATTAGTCCTACTATCTAACTTGTACGCGTCAAGTGGTAAATGGGAAAATGTGGCAAAAGTTAGAAAAAGTATGAAAGTACAGAATTTAGTCAAGGAGGCGGGGTGTAGTTGGATCGAAATAGCTAGAAAGGTGCATAAATTTTATGTGGGGGATACCAAGCATCCCCAAGCTAAGCAAATATATGCAGAATTGGATCAGTTGGGACAAAGGATTAGGGAGATGGGTTATGTCCCAGACACCAATTTTGTACTTCACGAGGTGGAGGAGGAACTAAAGGAGCAAATCTTGTCTCAACACACTGAGAAAATTGCTTTAGCATTTGGCCTCATTAGCACTGCCAATCCGACGCCGATTCGAATTTTTAAGAATCTCCGGGTTTGTGGAGATTGCCACACAGCTATGAAGTATATTTCCATGGCAACAGGGAGGGAGATAGTATTGAGAGACTACAGCAGATTTCACCATATTAAGGATGGGAGCTGTTCCTGTAATGATTATTGGTGA